One part of the Parabacteroides distasonis ATCC 8503 genome encodes these proteins:
- a CDS encoding phage/plasmid replication domain-containing protein yields the protein MYDSIHLVIKESDLDSPLSFLEEIPCKIDLDKRKCTQYSVFGHIEKMSVMVYGATLSILGSLSTWNKGNNIYGIEFKDIKNAIDSLGKCLGVPLDKAIVKRIDVGQSFKMDFLPHLYYPSLYHLNKFGRSDLKVTSLYFGKKSKKEDGGNLALVFYDKNAQLRKKGDSYPLVQKSLNLLRYEFRIKDTKTYFRRDIRCFELFSADFYRNVIHLWYSMYCDIDKRLEILEELYNPKFNGVNELNDSCVALCIHAFDIEKAIEIASEKGMITPQNKHNVLKRVKKIKEGLVNLNLGPSLIDELSEKIEAEYKRQLEELEKYNDSLPS from the coding sequence ATGTATGATAGTATTCATTTAGTGATAAAGGAGAGCGATTTGGACTCTCCTTTATCCTTTTTAGAGGAGATTCCATGTAAGATTGATCTAGATAAAAGGAAATGCACTCAGTATAGTGTTTTTGGTCATATAGAAAAGATGAGTGTCATGGTCTACGGTGCCACTCTCTCTATTTTGGGAAGTCTATCTACTTGGAATAAGGGGAATAATATCTATGGGATAGAGTTCAAAGATATAAAAAATGCGATTGATTCTTTGGGGAAGTGCCTTGGTGTCCCTCTAGATAAAGCCATCGTTAAAAGGATCGATGTCGGCCAATCTTTTAAAATGGATTTTCTCCCCCATCTCTATTATCCTAGCTTATATCATCTAAATAAGTTTGGAAGATCTGATCTAAAAGTTACTTCTTTATATTTCGGGAAAAAAAGTAAAAAAGAAGATGGCGGTAATTTAGCTCTTGTCTTCTATGACAAGAATGCGCAGCTAAGGAAAAAGGGGGATAGCTATCCGTTGGTACAAAAGTCTCTCAATTTATTGAGGTATGAATTTAGGATAAAGGATACAAAAACTTATTTTAGGCGTGATATACGTTGTTTTGAATTGTTTTCAGCGGATTTCTATCGGAATGTGATTCATTTATGGTATAGCATGTATTGCGATATTGATAAACGGCTAGAAATACTTGAGGAGCTTTATAATCCTAAATTCAATGGAGTAAATGAACTGAATGATTCTTGCGTAGCTTTATGTATCCATGCATTTGATATAGAAAAAGCTATCGAGATAGCTTCGGAGAAAGGAATGATTACGCCGCAAAATAAACACAATGTCCTAAAAAGGGTAAAAAAGATAAAGGAAGGGCTGGTTAATTTAAATCTGGGACCTTCCTTGATCGATGAATTGAGCGAGAAAATAGAGGCCGAATATAAAAGACAGCTTGAGGAGCTGGAAAAATACAACGATTCATTGCCTAGTTAA
- a CDS encoding GIY-YIG nuclease family protein, with product MRNMDEENYGIVYALTNPAMPGLVKIGMTSKLEIDQRKNQLYFGSSGVPLPFECVYACKVKDFEKTEKALHIAFAPHRINPNREFFKMEVERVIAILELLGPNNAIKEVEEDLEAGISDQERSARESMKKRAPFSFERMMIPVGAKLNYRDDDSIEIEVAEKNKVIYNGETMSLTAVTRLFKPYVVHPTPYWTYEGNKLSDLWEISLGECCSEE from the coding sequence ATGAGAAACATGGATGAGGAAAACTATGGCATAGTCTATGCCTTGACCAACCCCGCTATGCCAGGGCTTGTAAAGATCGGTATGACCTCAAAGCTAGAGATCGATCAAAGAAAAAATCAGTTGTATTTCGGTAGCAGTGGGGTACCATTGCCTTTTGAATGCGTATACGCATGTAAGGTAAAGGACTTCGAGAAAACAGAGAAAGCGCTTCATATCGCTTTTGCTCCCCACCGGATCAATCCTAATCGGGAGTTCTTCAAGATGGAAGTAGAAAGGGTAATCGCTATATTAGAGCTATTGGGGCCTAACAACGCTATCAAAGAGGTGGAAGAGGATTTAGAGGCGGGAATAAGCGATCAGGAAAGGTCTGCGAGAGAGAGCATGAAGAAAAGAGCGCCTTTTAGTTTTGAGAGAATGATGATCCCTGTCGGTGCCAAGCTAAATTACAGGGATGACGACAGCATAGAGATCGAGGTGGCAGAAAAAAACAAAGTGATATACAATGGTGAGACCATGTCTTTAACCGCAGTGACAAGATTATTTAAACCTTATGTTGTTCATCCTACCCCTTATTGGACTTATGAGGGCAATAAACTCTCTGATCTCTGGGAGATTTCATTAGGAGAATGTTGCTCTGAGGAATAA
- a CDS encoding helix-turn-helix domain-containing protein: protein MRIAAYENFITKLLMNNKCMDINEIDKYILRTTSNNYNLVKKQLDRTNKLLEERYERYGCLTEEDNVEALKKGYYDLGKIGLTLEEIRKKIAKFQIDKESPMGIQIEKDWNFATFLLQDLLQLENMNLITYSRLLEERLSELSKNKTNKKTYNKPNNKETTIKTNSPTTNSSDIMTIDEICALLHLSKSKIYHMACAHEIPHHKLNPSKKGRLYFFRSEIEEWLRNKRIRTVDEFLLQFEN from the coding sequence ATGAGAATAGCGGCTTATGAAAATTTCATCACTAAATTATTGATGAATAACAAATGCATGGATATAAATGAGATCGATAAGTATATTCTCCGAACGACCTCTAATAATTACAATCTAGTAAAAAAACAACTAGATAGAACAAACAAGCTGTTAGAAGAAAGATACGAGCGATACGGATGCCTAACAGAAGAAGATAATGTAGAGGCATTAAAGAAAGGATATTACGATCTTGGGAAAATTGGATTAACTTTGGAAGAAATAAGAAAGAAAATTGCTAAATTCCAGATAGATAAAGAATCCCCAATGGGTATTCAGATCGAGAAGGACTGGAATTTCGCAACATTCTTATTACAAGATCTTTTGCAATTAGAGAATATGAATCTAATAACTTATTCAAGGCTATTAGAAGAGAGATTATCAGAACTATCTAAAAATAAGACAAATAAAAAGACCTATAATAAGCCTAACAACAAAGAAACAACAATAAAAACAAATAGCCCAACTACTAATTCTAGTGACATCATGACTATTGATGAGATCTGCGCATTATTACATCTATCAAAAAGTAAGATCTATCACATGGCTTGTGCACATGAGATACCTCATCACAAACTAAACCCTAGTAAAAAAGGGCGACTGTATTTCTTTCGTTCAGAAATAGAAGAGTGGCTAAGAAATAAACGCATTAGAACTGTCGATGAGTTCTTATTACAATTCGAAAATTAA
- a CDS encoding DUF6383 domain-containing protein, whose product MNKRISTMFASFLLMAGVAFAADGTTYSQKEAKPTEGLKVYLGNEEGTSFLKSAKVTDAAYKFANTVTESEAGVFTVTGVKTENGKLMFKLVDAAGKVVYGKEGSTFVEAASEDDVKKGYCWFTYDDNNTDDNYNDDKITLGGKPLAYDMATAANVAKMLIAKKGTTSSDLNSNLSGKGFSFKFPNAASEADVNPFGEQMFAIDASTVNSTLELGETEVSGECFVVANAAGLKLAKEGGVTADNLKAATFIVLNPNATFGITSLDAAKGEGFGFTTVKGEKLNATNVKKDGKIAFMNAIYGVSEDDLANKAGQYTIKMTGVKVTKGTDENFGSELTVYVGAYSLTTGGLKTYITTKGSTDKLSLAQTTGNTWAKASDLLKTDGAAIYNIYFTGTKPADGEEGESLYGKYLVSTYAKTEEARATASFSNEALAPAKVDLKAPVAQWVIVSMQGSGAVTFKNLETNETFNANLYKTDKAGIYQAVKTSVGDIPAENIKLVAVSANDGFLALSDAQLKQKAQLVFNGESSVAVEKVYMNYNTDGSKFEPVSDAAKSYAWSLEKAEAVKNNVEYIYLKDDEVAKKKADMLTIQAYYLVDDKKGLKHESSDYKLVDYNDKKADYLSRLVFKKNVDGTYSVICLDEALDADEAADNYNEVVKPDAKMLKVDVNTPSFDEDLVGAEKADYAKVVVDFFQMGASLDAVPRHATLDSEEGSISLKENKNGILEGIIGAEGLTFWLDTADSKAELPSFYISKGIAEGDSVAPVRNFLYFAQDSLRYWNEAQAKFTYDENYGLEGTYGAEADQNTDVKAIFRPATLAGVDTINTTVNGKNVVVAAEAKEDVCLGGINNFKFYITKLDAGYSVRPVDQPTKYLYALNGKLGFTSDTSKALPVTVGEGNPTSNESIDNSASSSVVVIGNAGSVTIQGAQGETAYVRNLLGMPLAETVVTSDNATIAVPAGIVLVTVGDETVKVVVK is encoded by the coding sequence ATGAACAAGAGAATTTCTACTATGTTTGCGTCGTTCTTGCTTATGGCAGGTGTGGCGTTTGCTGCGGATGGAACTACTTATTCTCAGAAGGAAGCTAAGCCAACAGAAGGTCTGAAAGTCTATTTGGGAAATGAAGAGGGTACATCTTTCTTGAAATCAGCGAAAGTGACGGACGCTGCTTATAAGTTTGCGAATACCGTTACAGAAAGCGAAGCTGGTGTCTTCACGGTTACAGGCGTAAAGACCGAGAATGGTAAATTGATGTTTAAACTGGTAGACGCTGCTGGAAAGGTGGTTTATGGTAAGGAAGGATCCACGTTTGTTGAGGCCGCTAGCGAGGATGATGTGAAGAAAGGTTATTGTTGGTTTACTTATGATGACAATAATACCGATGATAACTATAATGATGATAAAATTACATTAGGAGGTAAACCTTTGGCTTATGATATGGCTACTGCCGCAAATGTAGCAAAAATGCTTATCGCTAAAAAAGGAACAACCTCTAGTGATTTGAACAGCAATCTTTCCGGTAAGGGGTTCTCTTTTAAATTCCCGAACGCCGCTTCCGAGGCTGACGTGAATCCGTTTGGAGAGCAGATGTTCGCTATCGACGCTTCTACTGTTAATTCTACATTGGAGTTAGGTGAGACTGAGGTTTCCGGCGAGTGTTTCGTTGTAGCTAACGCCGCTGGTTTGAAGTTGGCTAAGGAGGGTGGTGTAACCGCAGATAACTTGAAAGCCGCTACTTTCATCGTATTGAACCCGAACGCTACTTTCGGTATCACGAGCTTGGATGCTGCTAAAGGTGAGGGTTTCGGTTTCACTACCGTAAAGGGCGAGAAACTGAACGCTACCAATGTTAAGAAAGACGGTAAGATCGCTTTCATGAACGCTATCTATGGTGTTTCTGAAGATGACTTGGCAAACAAGGCTGGTCAATATACGATCAAGATGACAGGTGTGAAGGTAACGAAGGGCACAGATGAGAACTTTGGTTCAGAGTTAACTGTTTATGTAGGAGCTTATTCCTTGACCACTGGTGGTTTGAAGACTTATATCACTACGAAGGGTTCCACTGATAAGCTTTCCTTGGCCCAGACTACAGGAAATACATGGGCAAAGGCTTCTGATCTGTTGAAGACTGACGGTGCCGCTATCTATAATATCTACTTCACAGGAACTAAACCTGCCGATGGTGAAGAAGGTGAGTCTTTGTATGGTAAATATTTGGTTTCTACGTATGCGAAAACTGAAGAGGCTCGTGCTACCGCTTCTTTCTCTAACGAGGCTTTGGCTCCTGCTAAGGTTGACTTGAAGGCTCCTGTTGCACAATGGGTAATTGTAAGTATGCAGGGTTCCGGTGCTGTTACGTTTAAGAATCTTGAGACGAATGAAACGTTTAATGCTAATTTGTATAAGACAGACAAGGCTGGAATTTATCAAGCCGTAAAGACTTCGGTTGGTGATATTCCTGCCGAGAATATCAAATTAGTTGCCGTAAGCGCTAATGATGGCTTCTTGGCTCTTTCTGACGCTCAATTGAAGCAAAAGGCTCAGTTGGTATTTAATGGCGAGTCCTCTGTTGCCGTAGAGAAAGTGTATATGAACTATAATACCGATGGTTCTAAATTTGAGCCGGTAAGTGATGCCGCTAAGAGCTACGCTTGGAGCTTGGAGAAGGCAGAGGCTGTTAAAAATAATGTTGAGTACATCTATTTGAAGGATGACGAGGTGGCTAAGAAGAAAGCGGATATGTTGACTATTCAAGCTTACTATTTGGTTGACGATAAGAAGGGTTTGAAGCATGAGAGTTCCGACTATAAGTTGGTTGATTACAACGATAAGAAAGCGGACTATCTTTCTCGCTTGGTATTCAAGAAGAATGTTGACGGCACTTATTCCGTAATCTGCTTGGATGAGGCTCTTGACGCTGACGAGGCTGCCGATAATTATAATGAAGTTGTCAAGCCTGACGCTAAAATGTTGAAAGTGGATGTGAATACTCCTAGCTTCGATGAAGATCTAGTTGGTGCGGAAAAGGCGGATTATGCGAAAGTAGTGGTAGATTTCTTCCAGATGGGTGCTAGCTTGGATGCTGTTCCGAGACATGCGACATTGGATAGTGAGGAAGGTTCGATCTCCTTGAAGGAAAATAAGAATGGTATCCTTGAGGGTATCATTGGCGCGGAGGGTTTGACTTTCTGGTTGGATACGGCGGATAGCAAGGCAGAGCTTCCTTCTTTCTATATCTCTAAAGGTATCGCTGAAGGTGACTCCGTTGCTCCGGTAAGAAATTTCTTGTATTTCGCTCAAGACTCATTACGTTATTGGAATGAGGCTCAAGCTAAGTTTACTTATGACGAGAACTATGGTTTGGAAGGTACTTATGGAGCTGAAGCTGATCAGAATACAGATGTTAAAGCCATTTTCCGTCCGGCTACTTTAGCAGGTGTCGATACGATCAATACAACTGTAAACGGAAAGAATGTGGTTGTTGCGGCAGAAGCTAAGGAAGATGTTTGCCTTGGAGGTATAAATAACTTCAAATTTTATATCACGAAGTTGGATGCCGGTTATTCGGTGAGACCGGTAGACCAACCTACAAAATATTTGTATGCGTTGAACGGTAAGTT
- a CDS encoding site-specific integrase, giving the protein MATLKIVLHTANLRKDGTYPVSLRVIKYMKTKYCSTGLYAHLSEWDERAERFVNNKKICPMNKEYNARIIELVARAQAVILQFDRDGIDWTLNQFEEEFTHKTKKGKFLDYANKIIKNLKETGHNTTSKIYEAVIHNLSLFDPKLKSRLLQEIDIKYIHAYNSFMEKRGWVGNTRLHEMKTLRAILNRAILEKECTANFYPFGKGGFPISSLAEETRKRYLSEESLKKLIGTKSNNKKNEEARLLFIFSYLCFGMSYVDMANLKKDNIITENGKEYIIYKRHKTEHNKNAKFIKIPLGKDLKEILEWFFNNSKLLGDHILPLMTIDCTGDKLYDHLQRRRAKYNNYLKRLATEFELPEKITSYVSRHSMAMTLQDDGTPREIISQIMGHKDLKTTNVYLDSFGNEKIEEVTNKSLYKNRIAL; this is encoded by the coding sequence ATGGCAACATTGAAAATAGTGCTTCATACAGCGAATCTAAGAAAGGATGGTACTTATCCTGTATCACTAAGAGTTATCAAGTACATGAAAACAAAATACTGCTCTACAGGGTTATATGCACATCTAAGCGAATGGGATGAAAGAGCGGAGCGTTTTGTTAACAACAAGAAAATCTGTCCAATGAACAAAGAATACAATGCAAGAATTATTGAATTAGTAGCAAGGGCACAAGCGGTTATCCTTCAATTCGATCGGGATGGTATAGATTGGACGCTTAATCAATTCGAAGAAGAATTTACCCATAAAACAAAAAAGGGGAAATTTTTAGATTACGCCAACAAGATCATAAAGAATTTGAAAGAGACTGGGCACAATACCACTAGTAAAATATATGAAGCGGTTATTCACAACTTATCATTATTTGATCCCAAACTAAAGAGTAGGCTGTTGCAAGAAATAGACATAAAATACATCCATGCCTACAATTCCTTTATGGAAAAACGAGGATGGGTCGGTAATACGAGGTTACATGAGATGAAAACTTTAAGAGCCATATTGAATCGAGCTATATTGGAAAAAGAGTGCACCGCCAATTTTTATCCTTTTGGGAAAGGAGGATTCCCTATCTCCTCTTTAGCGGAGGAGACACGCAAAAGGTATCTCTCTGAGGAATCGCTCAAAAAACTGATAGGCACAAAATCGAATAACAAGAAAAACGAGGAGGCCAGACTTCTATTCATTTTCTCCTATCTATGTTTCGGCATGAGCTATGTAGACATGGCTAACTTGAAAAAAGATAATATCATTACAGAAAACGGGAAAGAGTATATTATATATAAACGACATAAGACTGAGCATAACAAAAACGCAAAATTCATTAAAATACCTCTAGGCAAAGACCTAAAGGAAATACTCGAGTGGTTCTTTAACAACAGCAAGCTATTAGGCGACCATATACTTCCATTGATGACAATAGATTGTACTGGGGACAAATTATACGATCATTTACAAAGAAGACGTGCGAAATACAACAATTACCTTAAACGTTTGGCTACAGAATTTGAGCTGCCAGAGAAGATCACAAGCTATGTGAGCCGTCATTCGATGGCTATGACATTACAAGATGATGGAACACCAAGGGAGATCATCAGCCAAATCATGGGACATAAGGACTTGAAAACGACGAATGTCTATCTAGACAGCTTTGGTAATGAGAAAATTGAAGAAGTTACGAATAAATCTCTCTATAAAAATAGAATAGCATTATGA